Genomic window (Coregonus clupeaformis isolate EN_2021a unplaced genomic scaffold, ASM2061545v1 scaf0853, whole genome shotgun sequence):
AAACTCCACCCCCCAACTCTCCTTTTCTCTGGCAACTTTTTTATAAATGggcagtggcatgtattcatggatgccaagggaagccaggcttcccaaaaaAAAATGGACCAAGagaaaaacatacaaaataatgTATATTTCGTCTCGCTGTGTATCATACAtttccttcaatttgcaagaggctgaatgtatctcaccgtaGAAAGCATCTGAGTGAATGAAACAGTGCCAcactgtctcagtatgtgtagcgtaTCTATCTGACGCTGTCTGGTCAGAAAGCACATGACAGtgttgccgcccatagcattgaattcaaggaaagccagcgagcatttggcctccccttgataaaaaataaaaataaaataatagccaatcagtgttgagctaaacaGAGTGAGCATAGCTGTGAATGGTCccgtttggatttggcttcagaccaatcacgtcacaagccaaacgtcattattgacagaaaaaacgtgaattgttgcatctccttgtgttgttgtcctccggtggctagcttgCTAAAATTGTacctttcctaaattagcaatggatgggagatagggatttggacttacttaattctccgtactggccaatgattataacggcaattctgatccaaccataaattcatatatTGTGCTCCTGGGAAGTTAACATGTAGCTAGgtgtagtatgctaatgttaaatagctggcctggcgcatcgttgcccatgaaaggtaggtaggctagcgagcaagcattttagtcaGGTAGCCTAgtacaacaaaaactaaaagcgtgtaatATATGACAGActcatagaccgtttaggcaacatgaaagaggaggatggcattggcgttcctctacaagtagggtgagtcaacatgttttttctacttgcacgcacacacacaaatcagttccatggacagccacatcatatttagcttatgttgattggactaaatcatttttggtatcttttagatgtcactgtattagacgaagcataggtgattagatgatgttgaaatggtgctggaatagtggaggcagcccctgttttctttgcgacttgcggtaactctctgtggttctaaatcaatagttgtttagtagtccgaaaatgtcagaaacattaccttgcttgaccatggtgtaggtcatgtaactgtgtgttacatgcaatatgttttgtggacttcaccggacaggtTTTGTAATGAAACCAatatgtggttgaatttattctgccactgtgtcttcttattgtctcggccttaggcctatatatcacggtgtcaaggcatatgaactaacaggttatagcgcAAACaaagcaattatcacaacacataggttatAATATGacttttttttctggcttggcttcccctgTGATTTTATCAATGCATCGCTACTGATAATGGGTCAGAAATATAAGGGTTTTGAGAGATGCTCAAACGCAGGTGTTGGTTCAAATGTCTAGCTGATGCTTTGTTGAGCACAATGCGGTATTTATGCCACCCAATAAAGCTGGTTTCTTAAACTATTTGCATAAGCAATATGTTCCTCGGACATGACGTCTGATTCAAGATATTCTCTTTCAGCTTATTCTGCTATGTTACTCTCAGTGCCTCTACTCAGACTACCTCACACTtgtttctctttctgtttctttctctgtctttgaTACTCTccatgctctctccctctctcgctttctacatcccccctcttttctctctctctcttgctctctctctctcagacccccCACTCTACAGTAGTTTCCTCTGGATCTGCATATGAACGGGCGCTCAGCAAATTCTTGCCAAGGATTTGGTTGACATGGCAACGGGGACAATAGAGGGCCAGGGGGCCCGGTCTCTCCGTAAAAGTCACAAAGAGGTTTAGGAGGGAAAAAATATGGAGTATAAATTGGTGAATAGCCACCCAGTCCACCAAACTGCCACCAGCCATCTTTCTTTTTTAATCATCCAAGCCAAGCCAAGGCAGCGTAAACCCCCTCTAGTGGTCAACAGTGGTCACACACAGCCGTGTACCACAACAGTGTCCTGTCCAGTGTCCTGTCCAGTGAGGATGAACTAAGCTTCAAGTTCAAACCCTTCGAACTCATCTGCCCCCAAATAAGTAAACAACAATGGAATTCTGATACGTAGCTAAGCAGGTACTAAATGACTTCAGATCATAAATTCTATTGATAATAAAACAGTTACTGAACTTCTGATACAAATAGAAAATAGTAGATGAAAAGAAAAAATAATAAAGAactaagagagaaagaggggtgtGACCTACCTGATGTAGCCCACCTGGGGCCTGTGGCTAAGCTGCCAGCGGTAAGACGTCTTGTCTCTCCAGCCCACGTTCCGTGGGTCCGACCACAGCAGCTTCACCTCCTCGTTGGTGTCCCCTGTGTGCCACAGGGCGTTACGCAGGTACTCACCAGGCCCTGTACGGGACTTCACTGCCTGGagggggacgagagagagagagagagagagagagagagagagagagagagagagagagagagagagagagagagagagagagagagagagagagagagagagagagagagagacatacagacagcgagagagagagagtttgttgcaTATTCTGAACCCTGTAGTATTTCACTGGATAACTATCAAAGGTTTTTACAATGTCGCTCCACCACAACATGCTTTGTTGTACTTATATCCAACAGCAGAGTCTGTCTATAGGGGATTCTCAGGAAGTGTCCCGATTCAGCCAAGTTTCTTATCAGTAGCACCAGCTATAGGCTGCTGTGTTTGTGTCCCATCACTCACTTTGAGCTGCAGGCCAGGTTGGGCCATGGCCCTGAAGGGTGTCGACTGCCAGTAGGTCTGCTCTGTCTGTTTCCACATCACCACGTAGAAGGAAGAGGAGTCCTGGTAGCCGAAGATGAAGCCTGCATAGTCGTCGTCCGTCACCGTGTTGATATGGAAGGTGCCCTCAAAGTCCACCCCGTTGAATGCTGTGTAGCCTGGGGGAGGTTATTACGTTGAGTCAGGTCAATTCAGTTCACTggaatttaaatatatatatatatatatttcttcatTTTTTTCAGCACCTTTTCAATACACTGCTATACTCAAATCACTGTGTAGGCCTAAATATTAGCAATTCTATTTAGAGTACATCACAGGAACAGGACAAGTAGTAACAAACAACATAACCCATAACATCAACTTACCCACAGCTAAACCAGGATCACTGTTCATGGTCTGAACTATTTCCATGCCCTGCAATAAAAGAGGACTTGCTAATATCAGAATCTGTATCCACAATGAATCATATACCTAATTTTAGAGTATTCCATAAGAGCGTGACAAATATGCACAatgtaatataacaggctttaGTCTGTAGTCAATGCACTAGCATAGGCCTATTTATAATAACCATAATAGTCCTCCATGTAAACTGATTTCAGAGTAGGAGGATAACCTTAAAGGGATATTTCAGCCTACAATCAAAGTTGGTCATGTGTTGAGCCAAAGAGGGAGGTCAAGGGTCACCTGATTGAGCACCACCCAATTGGGATCGATCTGGGCGTCGCCCTCTGGATCCAGAATGACTGTCTGATAGGCTCTGAAGTCTGTCAGTGTGACCTCTGAACTCTCAGGGCACACGTCAATCAGATCCCAGACTGAATCGTTGTCAAAGTCGTTCTCACACACGTCGCCCACCCCGTtacctgggagaggagagggagatgggcaCTTTTGAAGCATGTAGCAATtcgcagaggtgggacaaagtcattgttatgcaagtcacaagtaagtctcaagtctttgccctcgagtcccgagtcaagtcgagtcaaagatgaggcaagtcccaagtcgagtcaaaagtcaaagccatcaagtctcaagtcgagtccaaagtcctacattttagtttcgagtcatttcaagtcctcttagcaagcctttgcaagtcattacaagtcctcgtagcaagtcttctcgagtcataaggcgcaagtccaagtcaagtcacgagtcattgatgttaaagtccaagtcgagttgcaagtctttgtacattttgtcgagtcgagtctgaagtcatcaaattcatgactcgagtctgactcgagtccaagtcacatgactcgagtccacacctctggcaATTCGTAAGTAAAAAATAAGCTAAAACATGAacagtgaactatccctttaacggTTGGTTACTGTTAGAATCTTTCTGGTTGGGGTTGGTGATAAGTCTGCAGTTGTCTTGGACGTCTGGGATCCCGTCATTGTCATCGTCATCATCACAGTCGTCCCCAAGGCCATCGTTGTCCGAGTCCAGCTGGGAGCTGTTGGGATGGTCAGGGCAGTTGTCCCTGGAGTCCTGGTGACCGTCCCCATCCCTggaacacacatagacacactggcattCAGTTAAACGCCAAGGCTGGGATTTAATTCAAGGCGTGCTCTAGCACAGTGCACTAGACAACCGACAATGCGCCTTAGGCATTTTACACAACGTTCATGGAGATCACATTCATGGTAATTGCTGCGCATGTCGGCTCAATcgtaaattacctttaaaagtcAGGTATAGTGCGCTGCGCTATAACGTGCATTGCAATGAATCCTGGCCCAAGTCATGTTCACTTATTTTTTTTTACCGAAATAGATACTGGGGTTTTTTCCCCCTAGAAAAACACAATCAAGACGTTCAAACAACTGCAACATAAAAAGAAGCcccagcaggtgtgtgtgtctaCTTGTAAATCACAGCAGTGACTGGGTGTTTTTGTGGATATGAGTGCAGCaggtgcatgtatgtgtgtgttagccACAGCAGGTGTAGCGCTGTGTGACAGTgtgagtgcagtgtgtgtgtgtgtttgtgtgtatgtttttgtgtatgtgtttgtgcgggcgtgcgtgcgtgtgttgaaGTCAGAGACTCACGTGTCCTGGTCAGTGTCACACACATCCCCCACCAGATCGTTGTCAATGTCCGTCTAGGGGTAAAGGGTCAGAATAAACCAAAGAAGACAAATGAGCAGCCTAAACCCCTGTTTCAGCCAAGAGTGGCTAAATATCTTCTGTTGATCCACATTTTGGGGGTTGGGGTGTGTGAAGGTTATTTTACCTGCATGGGGTTGCTGATCTCAGGGCAGCTGTCACAGGCGTCTCCTACACCGTCTCcgtccctgtctgtctgcatggGGTTGGGGACCTTGGGGCAGTTGTCCAGCACGTTGGGGATACCTGAACACCAGGATAAGACAGGAGGGAGACATGAGGGCCATCACCTAGTTGCTCAGATTGGATATGTTAACAATGAGTATAATGTCAACTTCAACAGCGACCCACAAAGTTGTCTCCCAGACCTCTTGCAGTTTATGTgtaagtgagtgtgtgagtgagtgtgtgagtgtgcgcaCGCGTCCGTGCCTGTGTGAACACACACCATCTCCATCTATGTCATTGTCACAGGCGTCTCCTTGCCCGTTGCTGTCCGTATCTCTCTGGTCAATGTTAGGGACATTGGGACAGTTGTCACAGGCGTCACCGAAAGAGTCTGTGTCTGAGTTCTGCTGATCTTTGTTGGGTTCTAGTCGACAGTTATCCTGCAAATCATTAACACCAGTTATGTTCATGAAAAAACGAGAAAAAATGACTTACAATCATACAAGTTATAttatcacacacatacacccagatACAATTATCACAGAGGGTCTGAGATGGAAACACACATACCTCTACATTCTTGATGCCGTCCCCATCTGCGTCCTCGTCACACTGGTCTCCGATGCCGTCGTTGTCAGCGTCCTCCTGGCCTGAGTTGGGTGTGTAAACACAGTTGTCCTTTTTGCAGTGCTTGTCATTGTCCATACAGGGTAAAGAGCGGTCTGGGTACCCAtcaatgtctgtgtctgtgccacAAGTGTTCCCGTTACCGGCCCAGCCAATGTTGCACTGGAGAATGGAAGAAAGGAGAGCATTTTAAACCAACCCTACAGTACTTCTATAAAGTAGTATTTCGAGGCTGGCAGTATAGGGCATGTAGCTCCTCTTTTCCTGTCCAGGAGGGCAAAGGTAGTAAAAGATCACTGTTGCTTACCGCACAGGTCACCTCTCCGTTCCTCTCTATGATGCAGTGGGCGTTGGCATCACAAGGGTTAAAGCTGAGTGTGGCACAGGACCTACGGGGCACGCAGCCCGTTGTCTGGTTCCCCAGGTAGCCCACCTTACAGCCACCACACCTGAACGAGCCCtgggagataaagagagaaggagaggtgggagaaagagagagaggaggaagggagagagaacagCTTTACTACACAGCGGCTCTACAGTACTCTCAAATGATCACAAGAGGGCGATGTCTAGTTTGTGAAGATTTGACGCTGCacatactgctcaaaaaaattaagggaacactaaaataacacatcctagatctgaatgaatgaaataatcatattaaatacttttttctttacatagttgaatgtgctgacaacaaaatcacacaaaaattatcaatggaaatcaaatgtatcaacccatggaggtctggatttggagtcaccctcaaaattaaagtggaaaaccacactacaggctgatccaactttgatgtaatgtcctgaaaacaagtcaaaatgaggctcagtagtgtgtgtggcctccacgtgcctgtatgacctccctacaacacctgggcatgctcctgatgaggtggcagatctcctcccagacctggactaaagcatccgccaactcctggacagtctgtggtgcaacgtggcgttggtggatggagcgagacatgatgtcccagatgtgctcaattggattcaggtctggggaacgggcgggccaatccataacatcaatgccttcctcttgcaggaactgctgacacactccagccacatgaggtctagcattgtcttgcattaggaggaacccagggccaaccgcaccagcatatggtctcacaaggggtctgaggatctcatctcggtacctaatggcagtcgggctacctctggcgagcacatggagggctgtgcggccccccaaagaaatgccaccccacaccatgactgacccaccgccaaaccggtcatgctggaggatgttgcaggcagcagaacgtgctccacggcgtctccagactcggtcacgtctgtcacgtgctcagtgtgaacctgctttcgtctgtgaagagcacagggcgccagtggcgaatttgccaatcttggtgttctctggcaaatgccaaacgtcctgcacggtgttgggctgtaagcacaacccccacctgtggacgtcgggccctcataccaccctcatggagtctgtttctgaccgtttgagcagacacatgcacatttgtggcctgctggaggtcattttgcagggctctggcagtgctcctcctgctcctccttgcacaaaggcggaggtagcagtcctgctgctgggttgttgccctcctacggcctcctccacatctcctgatgtactgtcctgtctcctggtagcgcctccatgctctggacactacgctgacagacacagcaaaccttcttgccccaggtcacattgatgtgccatcctggatgagctgcactacctgagccacttgtgtgggttgtagactccgtctcatgctaccactagagtgaaagcaccgccagcattcaaaagtgaccaaaacatcagccaggaagcataggaactgagaagtggtctgtggtc
Coding sequences:
- the thbs3a gene encoding thrombospondin-3a; amino-acid sequence: MGARRELATFLALSTFLFVATCEPMDKQDMQVIDMLTLDSKTSVSAVEKVTGAMSVLSDLYIVSTFRLPPKMGGVLLGLYSKEENKKYLELAIMGKINKALVRYVREDGKIHTVNLQSANLADGRTHSIILRVGGLRRDNLRLELYVNCRLADSSQGLPPLVPLPAEAEMVEIRNGFKSYARLQGAVESLKMVLGGSVVKAGALTDCPFQGDSSVYNTVGATAEVNSILGDHTKALIGQLIIFNQILGELREDIREQVKEMSLIRNTILECQVCGFHDTRSRCSPNPCFKGVSCMETFDYPGYRCGPCPEGMMGNGTHCQDIDECSIAQPCYSPGACINTVKGFSCELCPPGLWGPPLFGVGLEYAKHNKQECADIDECIEVANACVPHSICTNTIGSFRCGGCKVGYLGNQTTGCVPRRSCATLSFNPCDANAHCIIERNGEVTCACNIGWAGNGNTCGTDTDIDGYPDRSLPCMDNDKHCKKDNCVYTPNSGQEDADNDGIGDQCDEDADGDGIKNVEDNCRLEPNKDQQNSDTDSFGDACDNCPNVPNIDQRDTDSNGQGDACDNDIDGDGIPNVLDNCPKVPNPMQTDRDGDGVGDACDSCPEISNPMQTDIDNDLVGDVCDTDQDTDGDGHQDSRDNCPDHPNSSQLDSDNDGLGDDCDDDDDNDGIPDVQDNCRLITNPNQKDSNSNGVGDVCENDFDNDSVWDLIDVCPESSEVTLTDFRAYQTVILDPEGDAQIDPNWVVLNQGMEIVQTMNSDPGLAVGYTAFNGVDFEGTFHINTVTDDDYAGFIFGYQDSSSFYVVMWKQTEQTYWQSTPFRAMAQPGLQLKAVKSRTGPGEYLRNALWHTGDTNEEVKLLWSDPRNVGWRDKTSYRWQLSHRPQVGYIRVKLYEGTEMVADSGVVIDTTMRGGRLGVFCFSQENIIWSNLRYRCNDTVPDDFNPYRKQVLLHIKV